One window of Lawsonibacter asaccharolyticus genomic DNA carries:
- a CDS encoding choloylglycine hydrolase, translated as MFDMCTAATYKTKDFYMGRTLDYEFSYGEQITITPRNYEFDFRFAGKIKSHYALIGMAFVAGGYPLYYDAVNEKGLGMAGLNFVGNAAYEEALPEDETEVSQVAQFEFIPWILTQCATVAEAREKLAAMRLTGTAFSEQLPTAQLHWIIADKDSCIVVESMKDGLHVYDNPVGVLTNNPPFPSQMFALNNYAGVSRKQPESTFAGVLQLDAYSRGMGGMGIPGDLSSQSRFVKVAFTKLNSISGEEEDESVSQFFHILGSVDQQRGCCEVTEGKYEITIYTSCCNTAKGIYYYTTYDNHQITAVDMHAENLDSDQLICYPLLSKGEVRWQNK; from the coding sequence ATGTTCGATATGTGTACAGCAGCAACTTACAAAACAAAAGATTTTTATATGGGCAGAACGCTTGATTATGAATTTTCCTATGGGGAACAGATCACGATAACGCCAAGAAATTACGAATTTGATTTCCGGTTTGCCGGGAAGATAAAAAGCCATTATGCTTTGATCGGAATGGCATTTGTTGCAGGAGGTTATCCGCTTTATTATGATGCTGTTAATGAAAAAGGCCTTGGAATGGCAGGTCTTAATTTTGTCGGCAATGCGGCATATGAAGAAGCTTTGCCGGAAGATGAAACAGAAGTCAGCCAGGTGGCACAGTTCGAGTTCATCCCATGGATCCTTACACAGTGTGCTACTGTAGCAGAGGCGAGAGAGAAGCTGGCAGCAATGAGACTGACAGGCACAGCATTCAGTGAACAGCTGCCGACAGCACAGCTTCACTGGATCATTGCAGACAAAGACTCCTGTATCGTTGTTGAGTCTATGAAAGATGGGCTGCATGTATATGATAATCCGGTAGGAGTGCTTACCAATAATCCACCATTCCCGAGTCAGATGTTTGCACTGAATAATTATGCCGGAGTATCCAGAAAACAGCCGGAGAGTACTTTTGCAGGAGTATTACAGCTTGATGCATATAGCAGAGGAATGGGTGGAATGGGAATACCTGGAGATCTTTCCAGCCAGTCAAGATTTGTGAAAGTTGCCTTTACAAAATTAAATTCGATCTCCGGTGAAGAAGAGGATGAGAGTGTAAGCCAGTTCTTCCATATCTTAGGATCCGTAGATCAGCAGCGTGGATGCTGTGAGGTGACAGAAGGCAAATATGAGATCACGATATACACGTCCTGTTGTAATACAGCAAAAGGTATTTATTATTATACGACTTATGATAATCATCAGATCACAGCGGTTGACATGCATGCGGAAAATCTGGATTCAGATCAGCTGATCTGTTATCCGCTTCTGTCCAAGGGCGAAGTCAGATGGCAGAATAAATAA
- a CDS encoding sensor histidine kinase: protein MYKATQTRIQTYLNDVAGVRIVCAFIDDNRLDEQIRQAVLSLETKWTEKEIGFQVELEEVKYTANEGLFMHIWINLLDNAIKFSPSKGTITMFLKQEQDSVKFILEDEGPGIEDDVKSRIFDKFYQVDGSHKAEGNGLGLALVKRIVDSAGGTIKAENREYGGCRFVIELPKQKDEII, encoded by the coding sequence ATGTACAAAGCAACTCAGACGAGAATACAGACATATCTCAATGATGTAGCAGGCGTTCGAATAGTTTGTGCGTTTATTGACGATAATCGTCTGGATGAACAGATCCGCCAGGCAGTTCTTTCATTGGAAACAAAATGGACAGAAAAAGAAATTGGTTTTCAGGTAGAATTGGAGGAAGTTAAATATACTGCGAATGAAGGACTTTTTATGCATATCTGGATAAATCTTTTAGATAATGCGATTAAGTTCAGCCCTTCAAAGGGGACAATTACGATGTTTCTGAAACAAGAACAGGATTCTGTTAAGTTCATTCTGGAAGATGAAGGACCAGGAATAGAGGATGATGTAAAATCCAGAATATTTGACAAGTTCTATCAGGTAGATGGATCTCATAAAGCAGAAGGAAATGGCCTAGGTCTTGCACTTGTAAAACGGATTGTAGATAGTGCCGGAGGAACAATCAAAGCAGAAAACCGTGAATATGGTGGATGCAGATTTGTTATAGAGCTGCCAAAGCAGAAAGATGAGATTATCTAG